A single Phoenix dactylifera cultivar Barhee BC4 unplaced genomic scaffold, palm_55x_up_171113_PBpolish2nd_filt_p 000346F, whole genome shotgun sequence DNA region contains:
- the LOC103715383 gene encoding uncharacterized protein LOC103715383 isoform X1 — translation MDDLRHHHQQPAPPPPLAASTSAAAPWAFLWEPSQTQEASGITAEELKQALLRTTLELESTRIAAQEELRRMEAQALHLTHLLEIATRERDEARHQCHALLLLLMDHNHHLASNPNPNPNPAAQMDEGSNVAAGAGGLSSSSEGGGEEERSNGTSPGGMAAVEAEIEAVARRRGLPEKGRLLEAVMAAGPLLQTLLLAGPLPQWRHPPPALQTFEIPPVSISLLSTNNANTGDMTTVAFGGGRSPPPSPPSLPNSWSSSPETESNSSGVSKFQRIRSFRL, via the exons aTGGACGACCTCCGCCACCACCACCAGCAACctgctcctcctccgcctctcgCCGCCTccacctccgccgccgccccgTGGGCCTTCCTCTGGGAACCGTCGCAG ACGCAGGAGGCGAGCGGGATCACGGCGGAGGAGCTGAAGCAGGCGCTTCTCCGCACGACGCTGGAGCTTGAATCCACTCGGATCGCCGCccaggaggagctccggcgaatgGAGGCCCAGGCCCTTCATCTAACCCACCTCCTCGAGATCGCCACACGAGAGCGCGACGAGGCCCGCCACCAGTGCCACGCCCTTCTCCTGCTCCTTATGGATCacaatcaccaccttgcatcaAACCCTAACCCCAACCCTAACCCGGCGGCCCAGATGGACGAGGGGAGCAACGTGGCGGCGGGGGCGGGGGGCTTGTCGTCCTCGTCTGaggggggaggggaggaggagaggagcaaTGGGACGTCGCCGGGGGGGATGGCGGCGGTGGAGGCGGAGATAGAGGCGGTGGCGCGGCGGCGGGGACTGCCGGAGAAGGGGCGGCTGCTGGAGGCGGTGATGGCGGCGGGACCGCTGCTCCAGACGCTGCTGCTGGCCGGCCCGCTGCCGCAGTGGCGCCACCCCCCGCCGGCGCTCCAGACCTTCGAGATCCCGCCCGTTTCCATCAGCCTGCTCAGCACCAACAACGCCAATACCGGAGACATGACGACGGTGGCGTTCGGCGGGGGGCGGTCTCCGCCGCCATCGCCGCCGTCGCTGCCTAATTCTTGGTCGTCGTCGCCGGAAACCGAAAGCAACAGCAGTGGAGTTTCCAAGTTCCAGAGGATCCGCTCTTTCCGCCTCTGA
- the LOC103715383 gene encoding uncharacterized protein LOC103715383 isoform X2 — protein MDDLRHHHQQPAPPPPLAASTSAAAPWAFLWEPSQEASGITAEELKQALLRTTLELESTRIAAQEELRRMEAQALHLTHLLEIATRERDEARHQCHALLLLLMDHNHHLASNPNPNPNPAAQMDEGSNVAAGAGGLSSSSEGGGEEERSNGTSPGGMAAVEAEIEAVARRRGLPEKGRLLEAVMAAGPLLQTLLLAGPLPQWRHPPPALQTFEIPPVSISLLSTNNANTGDMTTVAFGGGRSPPPSPPSLPNSWSSSPETESNSSGVSKFQRIRSFRL, from the exons aTGGACGACCTCCGCCACCACCACCAGCAACctgctcctcctccgcctctcgCCGCCTccacctccgccgccgccccgTGGGCCTTCCTCTGGGAACCGTCGCAG GAGGCGAGCGGGATCACGGCGGAGGAGCTGAAGCAGGCGCTTCTCCGCACGACGCTGGAGCTTGAATCCACTCGGATCGCCGCccaggaggagctccggcgaatgGAGGCCCAGGCCCTTCATCTAACCCACCTCCTCGAGATCGCCACACGAGAGCGCGACGAGGCCCGCCACCAGTGCCACGCCCTTCTCCTGCTCCTTATGGATCacaatcaccaccttgcatcaAACCCTAACCCCAACCCTAACCCGGCGGCCCAGATGGACGAGGGGAGCAACGTGGCGGCGGGGGCGGGGGGCTTGTCGTCCTCGTCTGaggggggaggggaggaggagaggagcaaTGGGACGTCGCCGGGGGGGATGGCGGCGGTGGAGGCGGAGATAGAGGCGGTGGCGCGGCGGCGGGGACTGCCGGAGAAGGGGCGGCTGCTGGAGGCGGTGATGGCGGCGGGACCGCTGCTCCAGACGCTGCTGCTGGCCGGCCCGCTGCCGCAGTGGCGCCACCCCCCGCCGGCGCTCCAGACCTTCGAGATCCCGCCCGTTTCCATCAGCCTGCTCAGCACCAACAACGCCAATACCGGAGACATGACGACGGTGGCGTTCGGCGGGGGGCGGTCTCCGCCGCCATCGCCGCCGTCGCTGCCTAATTCTTGGTCGTCGTCGCCGGAAACCGAAAGCAACAGCAGTGGAGTTTCCAAGTTCCAGAGGATCCGCTCTTTCCGCCTCTGA
- the LOC103715385 gene encoding zinc finger protein ZAT5-like, which produces METPEEAMGSSSTTSNGVGECTHGTAAVVVKGKRTKRQRIHPPALAATDSSSASSADAWGSVTEEEEDMANCLILLAQGHALDACGPKAESPAEDQKFTSRRLTEAATATSGKAGFYVYECKTCNKCFPSFQALGGHRTSHKKPKMAVVAPAAEEKKAMVDEDMLQISMNSFSKAIASSIKPRVHGCSICGSEFNSGQALGGHMRRHRPLVIPEVPEAKKERTILSLDLNLPAPSDDERAELQRPPSPAFSFPSKRPLIFSASASALVDCRY; this is translated from the coding sequence ATGGAAACTCCGGAAGAAGCCATGGGATCCAGCAGCACCACCAGCAACGGCGTCGGCGAGTGCACGCATGGCACCGCTGCCGTTGTCGTGAAGGGCAAGCGCACCAAGCGGCAGAGGATCCACCCGCCGGCCCTGGCGGCCACGGACTCCTCGTCGGCCTCTTCGGCTGATGCCTGGGGAAGCGtcaccgaggaggaggaggacatgGCCAATTGTCTCATCCTCCTCGCCCAGGGCCACGCCTTGGATGCCTGCGGCCCCAAGGCGGAATCGCCGGCAGAGGATCAGAAGTTCACGAGCCGGAGACTCACCGAGGCTGCCACAGCAACCAGTGGCAAGGCCGGGTTCTACGTCTATGAGTGCAAGACATGCAACAAATGCTTCCCGTCGTTCCAGGCACTCGGCGGGCACCGCACCAGCCACAAGAAGCCCAAGATGGCGGTGGTTGCGCCGGCGGCTGAGGAGAAGAAAGCGATGGTCGACGAAGATATGCTTCAGATAAGTATGAATTCTTTCTCCAAGGCAATTGCGAGCAGCATCAAGCCGAGGGTACATGGGTGCTCGATATGCGGGTCGGAGTTCAACTCCGGGCAGGCGCTGGGGGGCCACATGCGGCGGCACCGGCCGTTGGTCATCCCGGAGGTCCCTGAAGCCAAGAAGGAGAGGACTATCCTCTCCTTGGATCTAAACCTCCCCGCGCCCTCCGACGACGAGCGGGCCGAGCTCCAGAGGCCACCCTCGCCGGCTTTCTCCTTTCCCAGCAAGCGGCCGCTTATCTTCTCGGCGTCAGCGTCAGCTCTGGTGGATTGCCGTTACTGA